The segment TGCATGCCAATGGCCATACCATGACCACGGCACGCGAAGATTTCGCCGCCGCCGTCGAGCGCATCGGCTGGCTTTACGAGCAACCGACAGGCTACCGCCGCCTGCCGGGTTGAGAGTCGGCCGGAACCAGCCTGAATCTAAATCGTTATTTCCTTGATTGAACACGGTCTTGTTCGAGAGGAGAAGCATCATGCCGATTACGGCTATGGAACAGGCAATCAGGGATATCCTCGGCGATAGCCATCTACGGCGCAGTCGCAAAATCGATCGGCTGCGTGAGCTGCAGAGCGAAGCCCGCGGCATTCAGCGTGCCGGCAGCGAAAGCATGATGAGCGCCGATGACGGCCTGCAGGACGACTTGCGCGTCATCGAGAAAGCGCTGCGGCAACTTGGCGGAGATATCGAAGAGAAAGGTGCGGCTACGCTGTAGCGGCCACCTTCTTTCCGAAGGAGAAGGTGTTAGCAAGTAGGCGGCTTCGGCCAGCTCGTCACGCCGCCGGTCCAGGTCTCGAAGGCCTTCGAGAGTTTCAGCACCAGCATATCGCCAAAGCGCGGGCCGATGATCTGCAGGCCGATCGGCATGCCGGAGCGGGAGAAGCCGCAATTGATCGACGAGGCCGGCTGCTCCGACATGTTCCAGGGAACGGTGAAGGCTATGTGCTCGAAGGGCAGGGCCGGGTCGTTGGTGGGCGAGGCCCATTCAGCCGGATAGGAGACGATCGGGTTGGTCGGCGATAGCACCGCATCGACTTCGGTAAACAGCCTTCCGCAGCTCTTGCGCATCTCGATGGTCTGGTTGAAGCCGCGTACCGCATCGACGCCGCTGATATCGGCGCCGCCTTTCGCCCATGCGTGGATATAGGGCAGGATGCTGTTGCGGCGTTCCTCGCTCAATCCCATGATATCGCCCCAGAAACGCGCCCGCCAGAAGACATCCAGCCCATCCAGCATCTGCCGGGTCAGCACCGGGGCGACGTCGATGACGACGGCGCCGGCTTCTTCGAAGCGCTTGGCGGCCGATATTACTGCATCGCGCACCTCGGCGTCGACGGGCAGGCCACAGCCGGCGTCGAGCATCAGGCCGATCTTCATGCCGCTGATGTCGATATCGAGATCCATCCAGTCAGTCGCGTTCGGCGGCAGGCTGGTCCCGTCGCGCCAATCGGGCCGAGACAACGTGGCCATGGAAAAGGCGGCATCCTCGACCGTGCGGGTCATCGGCCCGGCGCAGCGGCCGACATAATAGGGGTCGACGGGGATGCGGCCATGGCTCGGCTTGAAGCCGAAGATGCCGGTCCAGCCTGCGGGCAGGCGCACCGAGCCCCCGATATCCGTGCCGATGTGCAGCGGTCCATAGCCGGCAGCCGCCGCCGCAGAAGCACCGGCGCTGGAGCCGCCGGGATTCTGCGTCGGATTCCAGGGATTGCGGCTAAGTTTGTGGAAGCTGGAAAGGCCGGAGGAGAGCATGCCGTAGTCCGGGCAGGTGGTCTTGGCGAAGATCACCGCGCCATCCTCGCGTAAGCGGGCGGCGATCGGCGCATCCTCGGCAGCGGGAACGAGTTCGACGGCGGCCGTGCCGAGCGGTACCGGCTGTCCCTTGGTGGCGATCAGTTCCTTGAGCGTGACCGGAATTCCGTCCAGCGGCCCAAGCGGCGCCCCCTTTGCCCAGCGTTCGGTGGAGGCGGCCGCCTGCCTGCGCGCATCCTCGGGATCATAAGCATAGAGGGCAGATATCGCTGGCTCCCAAGCCTCGATATGCTCTTCCACCGCCTGCCAGTATTCGCTGGGAGACAGGCTCTTATCTGCGAATCTGCGCCTGAGTTCGCGGATGGAAAGATCGGTAGCTTCGGTCATGGTCTATACTCTTTGTGTTCAATCAGCGCACCGCCTCGCGGGGATCGAGGAGATCGCGCAGCCCGTCGCCGAGCAGGTTGAAGCCGAGGACGGAGAGCGCAATGGCAAGGCCCGGCAGCAGAGCCAGCCACGGCGCGACCTGGAAATAGGTCTGTGCCTCGGCAAGCATCCGTCCCCAGGTCGGCGCCGGCGGCGGTACGCTAAGGCCCAGGAAGGCAAGCCCGGCCTCGGTCAGGATCGCTAAGCCAAGCTGGATCGTCGCCTGGACGATGATGCCGCCCATGATGTTCGGCAGGACATGGCGCAGCGTTATGGTAAGCTGCGTATTGCCAATGGCGCGCGCCGCCAGCACATAGTCCCTGCTCCAGGCTTGCAGCGCCGAAGCGAGCGCGACGCGGGCAAACACGGGCACCATGAAAACCGCAATGGCGATAATGGCGGTTTCACGCCCGGTTCCGAGAAATGCGCCGAGGATCATGGCCGAGAGGATTGGCGGCAGTGCGAAGATCACATCGCAGGCCCGCATGACGAGCGCTTCGAGCAGGCCGCGTTCTGCGGCGGCAGAAACGCCGATGGTCGTCCCCAGCGTCCCACCGATCGCGACGGCCGAAACGGAGATCGACAGCGAATTCCAGCAGCCGGCCATCAACATCGACAGGACATCGTGGCCAAGCTGATCGGTGCCGAGAAGGCCGAAGCCGAAAGGCGGCTGCAGCTTGTGGGTGATCTGCATCTTCGCCGGCGGAACAGGCGTCCAAAACAGGGAGATGATAGCGACGCAGACGAGGGCGACTATGATCAGCGTGCCGACGATGAGGTTCGCACGTTGCCGCGCCCGAAAACGGGAGCGACGAGGCGGGACGGGCGCGATGGTTTCGACGATGTTCATCGTGTCCCTCCGGCGCGTAGTCGGGGATCGATGGCGAGATAGGAAAGATCCACCAGGAAGTTCACGACGATGACGAGCCCGGCAAAGAACAGCACGACATCCTGAAGCACGATGACATCACGCTGGTTGAGCGCCTGATAGGCGAGGCGGCCAAGGCCGGGCAGGGTGAAGACGTTTTCGATCAGCACAGCACCGGCGACCAGAAAGGTGAACTGCAGCCCGAGGATGGTGAGCACCGGCATCAGTGCATTCGGCACCACATGTCCCCAGAGCACTCCGCTACGCGACAGGCCCTTGGCAGTCGCCGTGCGGGCAAAATCCTCATGCAGTGTGTCGAGCACAGCCGAGCGGGTAACCCGGGTCAGCACCGCCGCCTGGGGCAGCGCCAGCGAGATAGCCGGCAGCACCAGCGATTTCAAGGCAGGCCAGACTCCGTTCCCCCAGCCCGGAAAGCCGCCAGCCGGCATCCAGCCGAGCGAGGTGGCAAACAGCAGGATCAGCAGCAGGCCGACCCAAAAGCCCGGCACGGCAATGCCCATCTGCGAAAACAGCGTGGCGACGATATCGAAGAAGCCGCCGCGTCTTGCGGCCGCCGCGACGCCAAGCGGCACGGCGATGAGCATGGAAAGGATGATGGCGAGGATGGCAAGCGGCAATGTTACGGCCAGCCGCTCGACGATGAGGCCGTCGACCGGCACGCCGTAAGTATAGGATTTCCCGAGATCGCCCGTCACTGCGCCGGCAAGCCATCGGCCGTAGCGAATGAACAAAGGTTGGTCGAGGCCCATATCATGCTGCAGCGCCGCAAGCGTCTCGGGGGAGGCCGAGGTGCCGAGCGTGATGGCGGCGGGATCGCCCGGCAGCAGGGCCATCACGGTGAAGACCAGCAACGAAACGGCGATCAGGGTCAGGATAAGACCTACGATCCGGCGGGTAAGGAGTACGATCATTGCATGTCCACCGCCGGATCAGGTCCGGCATCGAAACATTTCACGGTGGGCGAAGGGGCCGCCCTGCCGTGTGTGCGGAACTGAAAGAGATCAGTCTTCCCAGGAGACGTTGGTCAAGACATTCGAGGGGATCGGCTCGTTCTCCCAGAGCCCCTTCAACTTCTTGTCCCAGACCCCGAGTTTCGGCATGACGAAGAGGAAGAGCGCGGGGGCATCCTCGGCCAGGATCGCCTGCGCCTCGCCATAGAGCTTGTTCTGTGCCGCCGGATCGGCGGTTAGCTGAATCTTCTTCATCAACTCGTTGAAGACCGGGTTCTTATAATTGAAATAATAGGGTTCGCGCGAATAGATGTCGATGTCCAGCGGCTCTGCATGAGCGACGATGGTCATGTCGTAATCGCGGCCGGTGAAGACGTCCTGCACCCATTTTGCCGGAAATTCCGTCGGCTCGATGTTCATGGTGACGCCGATATCGGCAAACATCGCCTGCATCACCTGGGCGCTTCTAGGGGCATATGCCATCTGCGGCGTCTTGATGGTGAAGGTGAAGCCGTTAGGATAGCCCGCCTCGGCAAGCAGCGCCTTGGCCTTGGCTTGGTTGTAAGGCAGCGTTCCCGTCAGGTCTTGATATCCTGGGTCGTTCGGCGTGTAGTGACTGCCGATCGCCGTGCCGAAACCGGACCAGGCGCCGTCGATGATCGTCTTGCGATCGAGCGCCATCATCAGGGCCTGGCGCACGCGCTTGTCGTCGAAGGGTTTGCGTGTGTTGTTCATGCCGGCGACCACCTTGAGCTCGGTATTGCCGATCTTAGTCATCAGCCGCGCATTGCCGTCGAAAGAGCTCATCAGCTCGGGTGCCGCGAATTCCGGAAAGGCATCGAGATCGCCGGCCTTCAGCGCCGCTGCTTCCGCCTGCGGATCGGAGATGAAGCGGAAAGTCACCTTGTCGAGCTTCACGTCGACGGACTTGTTCCAGTAGTCTGGATTCTTCACAAGCTCTACATGGTCGCCTTTGGCCCAGGCCGAGAATTTGAATGGCCCGGTGCCGACAGGCGTCGTCTTGTCGTCTGCGGCAGATTTCGGACCGACCATGACCGAAGACGGCCAGCCGAGCCAATAGAGCAGGCTGCCGGTCGGAGAGGAGAGATGCAGCACCAGCGTTTCGGGGTCTGGCGTGTCGATCGAGGCGATGGTGGCGAAGAACCGCTTCTGCGGATTGACGGATTTGCCGTCGCGAGCGCGGTCGAGCGCGAATTTCGCGGCCGTCGCATCGAAGGGCTCCCCGTCATGGAATTTAACGCCGGTCTGCAGCTTGAATGTATAGGTGAGGCCGTCGGGCGAAATATCCCAGCTTTTCGCGAGCTGCGGCACGATCTTGCCGCTCTCGTCGATGGCGACCAGCCCCTCGAAGATGTTCTGCCAGGTCACCTGGCCGATCGCGACGGGCGCGGCGATCGTCGGGTCGAGGCCGGTGGGCTCTACGCTCATGCCGATATTCAGTGTCGTCTTGGCCGCTTCGGCCGGCGCCATGCCCAGCATCAGCAGCCCGGCCGACATTGCGGTGCCATAGGCCAGACAGCGAGCAAAATCGCTGAGCCTCGGACGTAAAATTTTGGTCATCTCAGTTCCCTTGCTGCGGCTCGTGACACCGGTTTCCCTCCGGCATAAGGCCAATTTTCAAAATACTATCATCTTGTCGGGTCGAAATAGATCAGTGCCCAGGTCCTGCATGGGCACATCTCCGGCTAGGCCTCGCAATCCGGAAAGCGGTCCCGCCAGGCCGGCAGCGCGCCTTCGACGGGCAGCGCCGTCGCCTCATAGACGCCCCGGGCAATGGCGCGCGCCATGACGATGGCGGCGAGATGGCAGAGTTCCATGAAGCTTTGCAGGTCGTCTCTCTGGTGTTTGCCCGTCGACGCGGCAAAAACCGTGTCGCCGTCGAGCGGCAGATGCGTGGGCAAGAGTGCGCGGGCAAATCCGTCATGGCCGCAGATCGACAACCGGTGCGCTTCCGCCTTGGTCAACGCCGCATCGGTGACGATGGCGCCGATCGTTGTTGCCGTCACATTCGCGCCCTTCAGCCGGAGGTGCGAGTCGATGGTTTCGGGCATGCCGAGGCCGCCGAATTCGTCGCCGATCTCGAAGGGTGCGGCCCAGAAATGCGGTCCTTCGCCAATGGTCGCCGAACCCAACGCATTGACGGCGACGATGGCCGCGATCCTGTGTCCCTGGCTGCTGGTGGCGCTGGCCGAGCCGAGGCCGCCCTTGACGGTCGCTGTCGTCGCACCCGTGCCGGCGCCGACGGTGCCGAGTGGAAAGGTGCCCTTGCCTGCGGCCTTGAAGGCGGCGTAACCCATGTCGCGATAGGGCGAATGCAGACCCCAATCCTTGTTGCCGCCGTTGATGAGATCGAAAAGGATCGCCTGCGGCACCAGCGGCACGCGCGCGGTGCCGACCTGCAGGCCGCGGCCGATATCGCGCAAGCCCGCCTGCACGCCACCCGCCGCATCGAGCCCGAAGGCCGAGCCCCCCGATAAAACCAGCCCGTCGACCACATTGACCGTCATCGCGGGATCGAGCAAGGCCGTGTCGCGTCCGCCCGGTGCGCCGCCGAGCACGGAGCAGGAGGCGACCGCCGGCTCATCGAAGATGATGGCGGTGACGCCGGAGCCAAGCGCAAGATCGGTGCAATGACCGACAGAGACGCCTTCGATATCGGCCATAAGATTGAGGAGATCAGCCAATGAAAAATCCTTCGCTTTTCGAAGCGCGAGGTCGTCATGGCGATAGGATCGCAAAGAGGGGAAAAAGACAAGATGGGGTTGCGGCGATTGGCTGTGTCAGAGGCCGACCCTCGTGCTTCGAGGTTGCGCCCCTTCGACAAGCTCAGGGCGCTCCGCACTTCAGCATGAGGGCGGGAGTGCGGCGAATCGATGAAAAGCCTATGCGCCGGCTTGGTGCGAGAGACCAGCCCTCATGGCGAGGAGGCCTATAAGGCCGTCCCGAACCACGAGGGCGGGTGATGTGATGATGTAAGGAAAACAACCAAACCGATCCATCAAACGTGGATCGGCTTGGCCTGTTGGCGGGTGAGGAGATCGCGGATGGCGAGCTTGACCTCGTCCGCGCTTCTGAAACGCTGCTCGTCCAGATCGTGGACGTGGTACTTCACTGCGATGAACTTCAGCCGGTCTTCATCCGGGATAACGATGCCGACGGGAACGCCAGCATATTCGATGACTTGTTTCTTCATAAAAAATACTCCCTCCGCGCCCAAGCGGCGCAGACATGGCGAATTGACTGTTTGAATCCGATAAGGGGACGAACGTCACATTCGACAGCACGGGCGGGAGAGTACGCCCGAGCGGTCATGGCCAAGCACGGACCGCCCAAGGATCGAAGCGATGACTATAGAATTCAGCATGTCACTTCCTTAGTTGGCGTTGTACTTGTGTGGGCTCCGACGACGGAACCCGTGAGCTGGCATGTTATTATCTACAAACTTAGTAGAGAATAACAATTTCATCTCCAGAAACATATTCCGAAAGATGTCAAAATGTCGGCGATCAGGAAAATAAAATTCCGTATTAGGCTAAGTTGCGAGAAAGACCACATCAACTTCTCGCGACCTCCCGTCCCGGAAGCGGCATTGCCGATCACCGTTCCACAAATAGGAATTGGAATGAGATTCGACAATGCCCCGAGAGGATTAAAATCGGTTCATCACGAAATCTTCTCAAGGATGAACGCCCGAGAAAATGGGCCTAAAAGCCGTCTTCCAACGCCTTTTCCAGGGCTTTGACGAAGAAATCTGCGCTTCTTGCGGAAAGACAAAGCGGCGGCTTTATCTTCAACACATTCAGGTGATCGCCGGTCGGCTGCATGATGACGCCGAGCTCCAGCAGCCGTTCGCAGATAGCGGCCGTTTCCTCCGTGGCGGGCGTCAGCGTCTCGTGGTCGCGAACGAATTCGACGCCGAGATAGAGACCCATGCCGTGCACGGCACCGATCAGCCGGAAATGGTCCATCAGCGAGATCAGCCCCGCCTTCAGGTGGTCGCCGATGATTCGGGCATTCTCCTGCAGGCCTTCGTCCTTCATGATGTCCAGCACGGTCAGGCCGATGACCGAACTCACCGGACTGCCGCCGGCCGACGAGAAGAAATAGCCCTCTTTCTCCAGGGATTCGGCAATCTCCCGCCTGGTGATGACGGCGCCGAGCGGATGGCCGTTGCCCATGCCCTTGGCGACGGTGATGATCTCGGGCACGACGTCCTGGCTCTCGAAGCCCCAGAAATGATGGCCGAGCCGCCCGTAACCCACCTGTACCTCGTCGGCAATGCAGAGGCCGCCCCGTTTCCGGACGGCGGCGTAGACATCGGCAAGATAGCCACGCGGCAGGGCGATGCCGCCGGCATTGCCATAGACTGCTTCTGCAATGAAACCCGCGACACCCTCGCCTTTCTCATCCATAGTCTCCAGCAGGGTCGTAACGCCGGCCACGTAGTCCGCAGCCGAATCCGGACCGCGGAAGGGGCCGCGATAGGTGTTGGGCGAAACGAGCGGATGCACCCAGTCCGGTCGCGTCGTCAACGCTTGCGGATTGTCGGCAATGGAGGTGGAGACGGCATCGCTCGCCACTGTCCAGCCGTGATAGGCCTCCAGCAGGCACAGCATGTTTTTCTTTCCCGTATGCGCCCAGGCAAGCCGGATGGCGAGATCATTAGCCTCGGAACCGCTGTTGACGAAGAAGACGCTATCGAGACCGTCCGGCGCCAAGGCCGCCAAACGCTCCGAAAATTCGGCAACGGCGGCATAATGGAAGCGGGAGTTGGTGTTGAGCCGTGACCATTGCTGCTCGATAGCCGCCGTCAGCCGTGGATGCGCGTGGCCGAGCATGGTCACGTTGTTGACCATATCGAGATAGGCGCGGCCTTCCGTGTCGAACACGAATTCATGCCAGCCGCGCTCGATCTGCGGCGGAACGTCGTAGTAATGCTTTTGCGGCTTGGCAAAATGCGCTTCGCGCTGGGTCAGAAGTGCGGCGCTGTCCAGCCGAGGCGCTTCGCAGGCCTGATTGAGAAGCAGGACGGGCGAGGGGCAGATGGCCGACCAGCCATCGGCCTGATGAGCGGTGGCAAAAAGCGGCGGCACCAGCCCAGGGACGCGGCAGAGCTGCACGCGCAGTCCGCCGACGGCCGAGCCTTCGCTGCCGATCGTGCCGATGATCGCCCCTTGCTCCGCCCCGGCGCCCTCTTCCAGCGCGCACTCGACGCCATCGAGATGCAGGCTGACGGCTTCGCCCACCAGAACGAGATGCTGGCCGTGCCATTGGATGCGCCCGGCAAAAGGGGCCGTGACCGTCGCGCCGGCGGGCAGGCAGATATCGCTATGCAACGCGAAATTCTGCGGCGGCGTCATGCTGAGAAGATCGGCATGCGACAGACGGAATTCGCCGTAGCGGGTCGCAGCCGAGCCGGAGGCGATCGCCGCCTTGGCGAGCAGCCGCCAGTCCATGTCGGGCTTCAGCCAGTTGCCGTCGACGAAATGCGGGCTGATCGCCGAGAGATCGACGGCGGCAATATGATCCGAAGCGATATCCGGTAGCAAGGCAGACCAGCCTTCGGTGGCGAGCGGAGCGATATCGATGCCTGCGGCCCGCAGGATCGCCGCTTCCATCACCTCCGGCTGCGCGCCGGTGGCAACGTCGAAAATCTCGCGCTCGAGTTCCAGATTGCCGCGCACATAATCATTGTCGGGGTCGATGGCGAGCTGCTGCTCGCCGCTGGCCGCAAGGATCACGGCGCGGGCGACGATCAGCGGCCACAGCGCCTTCAATTCGGCTTCCCTGAGCGGATAGATCGCGTGATAGGCCTTGATGGCAGGGAGAATGTAGAAAGGGTCGCCTTCGGCATGATGGAGCAGCGAGGCGCAGGTGACGGCGAGATCCCCCACCAGCCAGCCCTGGATGATGTCGCCGAAATCGATCACCCCATCCGGGATAGGTTGCCCATGCGCATCCGGTTGGCTGACGACATTGTCGCCGGTGACGTCGTGATGCACGGGCTGCACGCGAAGCGCGCTCGCAAGCGGTTGGATGCGCTTGACGGCCGCAACCATTGCCTTGGCGATGCGGTCGCGCGCTTCGTGATCGGTGATGGCCGACAGCAGCTGCACGGCAACCGGTCCCGCCCGACGCAGGTCCCATTGCAGGCTGCGATGGAGACCGGGATGTTCGAAATCCGCGAGATCACGGGCGAGCCGTCCCGAAAGGGCACCCAGCGCCGAGACGGAGGCAACGGGCAGATGCTTGCGCCGCGTCAACGACTGACCGGGGAGATAGCTGAGCAGCCGGACGAGATAATCCTGCTCGCGAATGGTGACGACGAGAATGTCGCGGCCGCTCAGCGAGGGCACGATATTGGGCACGCGCGGCGCATCGGGCTTGGCATGCAGATGGCGGATGGCGGCGTTCTGCGCCTCCAGTTCGACCGTGTCGTATTCCGTCCGGCAGATCTTCAGAACATAGCTGTTGTCACCCGCGTCGATGCGGTAGTTGCGGTCCTGCTGGCTGCCGAGTTCGGTGATCGCTCCGGCCAGGCCATAATGCGTCTGCAAGATCTCCGCCGCTGCCTCCGGCGTGGTCTCCGGTCTTGGCAGTTGCATACGATTGACAAGCGCGGCGTCGGTCATGGCACCCCCGGATGGTTCATCTGCGTCGACACTAAACCATTCCGCCCAAAAGAAAATCACCGAAAACGAATAGAGTGATCTAACGTTAAGACGGAAGATAGGCTCCCGATTACGCCTGCCTAGAGGCTCCAGCTTTTGAATCTGGAGCGGAACTCACTCAACCTCGATTGAATAGCTGCAGCCGGCAAGCGTCTTGCCGGGATGGTTGATATCGGTCGAGACGTCGAGGGCGATTCGCGTATGCAGCACCGTGTCGGAATTCTCCAACTGCTCCTTCTTGGAGAAGATCTCCCTTTCGGCAAGGAATTTGTCGAACCTGTCGACCGCGGCGGTGACATCCAGTTGCTTGGCAATAGGATGCGGATCGGCCTCATCGAGTAGGGCCAGGGGGCCGGAGGAGGCGAAGGCAATCCTGTCGGTTTGTCGCCCGAAAACGGTGATCGGCTTCGCCAGCTTGAATTCCCGTAGTAGGAGGCTATTCGAAGGTTGCTCGGTAATCCCGAACCGTCTCATCGCCTCATTGCTCTCCGGTCCGGTCAGCCACATGGCAAAGCCATTGTAGCTTGGCACGTCGTATGTCGTGCATTCGATCAGCTTGGCGAGATCGATCTTCGTAGGGTCTTCTTCCGAGGTCATCGCGGCAGTCGACACCTGTGTGCTCACAAGGATAGCAAGGGCCGAAAGCGACAGGATTCTATCCAGATATGATCGCATTTTCCTCCTCCGCAACCTCCAAGCGACTCTATATCGGCCGCATTAAATCGCAATTTGGCGGGAAAAGGAAATAGTGCCCTTCGGATCAATCGCGCGTTTTCGAATGCGTGTCACTGGCCGTTTGAAACGGCGCATCCGAATACCCGCTTGCAAGTGGAATGACCTGCAAGCGGATAAGAGGCTCTATGTTCAAAAGACCGAGGCGGCCTGTGCGCCTTCAACGAACGCGCGGCGCTCCAAGCGTTTTCGCCGGGCGCCGCGGGCGTTTCACCCCATGCGTTCCGAGGCATAGCTCCCCGGGCTTGCCGGGAAGACGATGGTGCGGTTGCCGTTGAGGAAGGTGCGGTAGTGGATATGGGCATGGATGGCCCGCGCCAGCACCTGGCTTTCGACATCGCGGCCGATCGAGACATAGTCTTCCGCCGATTGCGCATGCGTGATGCGGGCCGTGTCCTGCTCGATGATCGGACCTTCGTCGAGATCGCCGGTGACGTAATGGGCCGTCGCGCCGATCAGCTTGACGCCGCGCTCATAGGCCTGCTTGTAGGGATTGGCGCCCTTGAAGCTCGGCAGGAAGGAATGGTGGATGTTGATGATCTTGCCCGACATCTTCTTGCACAGCGCATCCGACAGCACCTGCATGTAGCGGGCCAGCACGATCAGCTCCGTGCCGGTCTGCTCGACGAGATCCAAAAGCTGGGCTTCGGCCTGCGGCTTGTTGTCCTTCGTCACCTTGATGTGGTGGAAGGGGATGTCGTGATTGACGACCACCTTCTGGTAATCGAAATGGTTGGAGACGACGCCGACGATGTCGATCGGCAGCGCGCCGATCTTCCAGCGATAGAGCAGGTCGTTGAGGCAATGGCCGAAGCGCGACACCATCAACAGCACCTTCATGCGCTTCTGCGCGTCATAGATCTCGGCATCCATCTCGAATTTTTCGGCGACCGGCTTGAAGCCTTCGACCAGCTTCTGCTGGTTGACGCCTTCCTCGGAGATGAAGGAGACGCGCATGAAGAACTTGCCGGTATCGAGATCGTCGAACTGGCTGGAATCGACGATGTTGCAGCCTTGGTCGGCCAGATAATTCGCTATCGCCGCAACGATCCCACGCGTCGATTTGCAGGATACCCGTAGAACATAGCTCTTCATGTCTCTTCCCTCGTAAGGCGGCTCATCGTTTGCCGCTCGCTTATAGCAATCGAAAGGCACGGGAAAGCCTCCCGCCCATTCCTCGAGACAGAGCTTAAGATAGGTGGCGGAAAAAGCCGTTCCCATTGCGCCTTCCGACAGCGCATCCCCGCCTCAGCCGCTGGTCGCCAGCACAAGCTTTTGCGGCCGCTTCGCCTGTGTGCCCTCGTTGAATTTCAGGAAACCGACGAGAAGCCAGACAAGCCCTGCCGTCTTCATGGAGAAAATGGCCGTGGAGCCGATCATCAGGTTAAGGAACAGGAAAAGGGAAAGCGCGTGGCCGAGGCGCCGCTGATTGACCGTCTCGCCGCCCGGATAGAGTGAAGCGTAAAGCCAGAACAGGATCAGCCCGAAGATGGTGGCGCCGTAGATGATGTACACATAGCCACTGTCGTAGAATATGCCGACCTGATCGAGCTGCAGGCCGATCGTGCTCTGCAGGTCCATGCCGAGGAAGGCCTTTACCGTTCCATTGATGCGCCCGACGAAATTATCACCGGTCACGGTCGGTTTCAGGGCATGGATGACGAAGCCGACCACGATGATTCCAGGCATCGTCAGTAGGTCGAGCATCTTGGGAAACCAGGGATAGATGAAATAGCCGGCGACGCAGATGAGGCTGAAGATCAGCATCGTGCGCGTATCGTTCGTCAGCAGGATCAGCACGACGGTCGAGAAGAACAGCAGCCTGTCAAGCAATCGCAGCCGGTTGGAAAAGCTGATCAAATACAGCACCATCACGCCGCAGAAGTTCGCAAGCGAGACC is part of the Rhizobium sp. CB3090 genome and harbors:
- a CDS encoding amidase, translated to MTEATDLSIRELRRRFADKSLSPSEYWQAVEEHIEAWEPAISALYAYDPEDARRQAAASTERWAKGAPLGPLDGIPVTLKELIATKGQPVPLGTAAVELVPAAEDAPIAARLREDGAVIFAKTTCPDYGMLSSGLSSFHKLSRNPWNPTQNPGGSSAGASAAAAAGYGPLHIGTDIGGSVRLPAGWTGIFGFKPSHGRIPVDPYYVGRCAGPMTRTVEDAAFSMATLSRPDWRDGTSLPPNATDWMDLDIDISGMKIGLMLDAGCGLPVDAEVRDAVISAAKRFEEAGAVVIDVAPVLTRQMLDGLDVFWRARFWGDIMGLSEERRNSILPYIHAWAKGGADISGVDAVRGFNQTIEMRKSCGRLFTEVDAVLSPTNPIVSYPAEWASPTNDPALPFEHIAFTVPWNMSEQPASSINCGFSRSGMPIGLQIIGPRFGDMLVLKLSKAFETWTGGVTSWPKPPTC
- a CDS encoding ABC transporter permease; protein product: MNIVETIAPVPPRRSRFRARQRANLIVGTLIIVALVCVAIISLFWTPVPPAKMQITHKLQPPFGFGLLGTDQLGHDVLSMLMAGCWNSLSISVSAVAIGGTLGTTIGVSAAAERGLLEALVMRACDVIFALPPILSAMILGAFLGTGRETAIIAIAVFMVPVFARVALASALQAWSRDYVLAARAIGNTQLTITLRHVLPNIMGGIIVQATIQLGLAILTEAGLAFLGLSVPPPAPTWGRMLAEAQTYFQVAPWLALLPGLAIALSVLGFNLLGDGLRDLLDPREAVR
- a CDS encoding ABC transporter permease; translated protein: MIVLLTRRIVGLILTLIAVSLLVFTVMALLPGDPAAITLGTSASPETLAALQHDMGLDQPLFIRYGRWLAGAVTGDLGKSYTYGVPVDGLIVERLAVTLPLAILAIILSMLIAVPLGVAAAARRGGFFDIVATLFSQMGIAVPGFWVGLLLILLFATSLGWMPAGGFPGWGNGVWPALKSLVLPAISLALPQAAVLTRVTRSAVLDTLHEDFARTATAKGLSRSGVLWGHVVPNALMPVLTILGLQFTFLVAGAVLIENVFTLPGLGRLAYQALNQRDVIVLQDVVLFFAGLVIVVNFLVDLSYLAIDPRLRAGGTR
- a CDS encoding ABC transporter substrate-binding protein — protein: MTKILRPRLSDFARCLAYGTAMSAGLLMLGMAPAEAAKTTLNIGMSVEPTGLDPTIAAPVAIGQVTWQNIFEGLVAIDESGKIVPQLAKSWDISPDGLTYTFKLQTGVKFHDGEPFDATAAKFALDRARDGKSVNPQKRFFATIASIDTPDPETLVLHLSSPTGSLLYWLGWPSSVMVGPKSAADDKTTPVGTGPFKFSAWAKGDHVELVKNPDYWNKSVDVKLDKVTFRFISDPQAEAAALKAGDLDAFPEFAAPELMSSFDGNARLMTKIGNTELKVVAGMNNTRKPFDDKRVRQALMMALDRKTIIDGAWSGFGTAIGSHYTPNDPGYQDLTGTLPYNQAKAKALLAEAGYPNGFTFTIKTPQMAYAPRSAQVMQAMFADIGVTMNIEPTEFPAKWVQDVFTGRDYDMTIVAHAEPLDIDIYSREPYYFNYKNPVFNELMKKIQLTADPAAQNKLYGEAQAILAEDAPALFLFVMPKLGVWDKKLKGLWENEPIPSNVLTNVSWED
- a CDS encoding P1 family peptidase; its protein translation is MADLLNLMADIEGVSVGHCTDLALGSGVTAIIFDEPAVASCSVLGGAPGGRDTALLDPAMTVNVVDGLVLSGGSAFGLDAAGGVQAGLRDIGRGLQVGTARVPLVPQAILFDLINGGNKDWGLHSPYRDMGYAAFKAAGKGTFPLGTVGAGTGATTATVKGGLGSASATSSQGHRIAAIVAVNALGSATIGEGPHFWAAPFEIGDEFGGLGMPETIDSHLRLKGANVTATTIGAIVTDAALTKAEAHRLSICGHDGFARALLPTHLPLDGDTVFAASTGKHQRDDLQSFMELCHLAAIVMARAIARGVYEATALPVEGALPAWRDRFPDCEA